TCACCATGGGGTACAGGGCTCCTTTCAAGCCCAGTTTCGCGGCGTTTTCTTTCGCTTTCTCAAGATGTTTGTAACGGTAGATTAATAGATTCCGGGCAATATGCTGATCCGCTGTGCCTAGATAGAAAGGCAGACAGTAAGCTTCAGTATCCCAGTATGTGCTGCCGCCGTATTTCTCGCCGGTGAAGCCTTTCGGGCCGATATTGAGAGTCGGATCCTCGCCGGTGTAGGTATTGTACAGGTGGAAAATATTGAAACGTATCCCCTGCTGTGCTTCCGCATCTCCGAGAATCCGGACATCGGCTCCTTTCCACCGTTCTTCCCATGCGTTTTTTTGTTCATCGAATAGCTGACCGAATCCTTTATTAAATGCTGTTTGCGCCAGTTCACGCGCCCTGTCAGCAAGTACTGTTTTCTCAATGTCCCTGCTTGTTGCGACTGCGGCTACTTTGACGAGTTCAACCGTTTCACCAGCATTCGAACTTACTGCAATCGTGTTTGCGATATATTCTGCTTCATTCACCACTTCTATTACTTCAGCATTCCGTCCGCCGTTAACGCCTGCCTTCATAGCTGATGACACATCGTATTCCGTTTTGCGGGTTCTCATTGTGAGCAAGCCTTCATACTCTACTGCACTGTGTTCCACAGGCATCCAGAAGTCTTCATCATAGTTGGCGTCCTCGTTGCGGACATCTCCATCCAAATACGGAGTAAAGGTAATACGGGCATCATGGTTGAGCGGTGTCACTTTATAGGATACGGCGGCAATCTCCTTTTCGGCGATACTGAAAAAGCGGGTCACTTCCACTTTTGTTCTCCGCCCTTTATCATCAGTCACTGTAAATGTGCGGAAAAGATAGCCGTGCTTCATGTTCAGCTCGCGGTAAAAGTCATTAAACTCAACTTTCGCAAGATCGATCTCGGTATCGTTGATGCTGACATTTATACCTGTTATATTTGTGGCATTCAGCACTTTGGCGAAGTATTCAGGATAGCCGTTTTTCCACCAGCCGACCCTGGTCTTATCAGGATAATAGACTCCGCCGATATATGTCCCCTGGTGTGTATCGCCGGAATACGTTTCTTCGAAGTTCCCCCGCATCCCCATGTAGCCGTTTCCAAGACTCATCATGCTTTCAGCCAGGCGGTTATCTTCTGTATGCAGTTTATCTTCGACGATTTTCCATTCATCCACTTTAAACAGTCTTTTCATCGGTTTCACCCTCTAATCATGTAATGGTAAGCGCAACCGCTTGCACTTTTCTGAAAAAAACGGGTCCCGCGGTTAGGGACGGCTATTGCAGGACTCGCGTTTTACAATATGATGCGGAACAATCACCCGCTTGGCGGGGGTGTCCGGCTGATCTATTTTTTCAATCAGGCATTTGCATGCTTCATAGCCAAGTATATGAATCTGAATATCCACTGATGTCAGGGCCGGACTTGATAACTCGGCAAGCATCAGGTTGTTGAAGCTGATAACGCATACATCATCAGGCACCTTAAAGCCCATATCATCTAGCCTGCTGAGTACACCAAAAGCCATCAAATCATCTGCTACAACGAGTGAGGTCGGCGGCTCTTCAAGGGACATCAATTCCGAAACCGCTTCCCGGCCGCCTTCTCTCAGAAATTCTTCATGAACGATGTATTCTTCTTTCTGCGGCAGCCCGGCCTTCACCAGAGCGGCCCGGTACCCTTCAACCCGGTCGGTTGTAACAGTAAGATCACTTGAACCGCCGACAAACGCGATGCGGCTTTGGCCGGCATCAATCAGATATTCTGTCGCTTCATATGCAGCGTTGAAGTTATCGTTATCAACGTGCATGATCTCATCAGCATGGTCGAGCGGTTTTCCAATAACGGTAAATGGGAAGCCCTGCTCGTATAAATATTCCAGCACGCGATCGTTTTTCCGGGAATATAGAACAATAATGCCATCTACCCTTCTGCCGTGCACCATCCGCACAACGCCTTCGAATATCTCTTCTTCCGTTTGCCCGGTTGTAATGTACAGCGCATATTCCTTATTGTGGGCCATTGTGCTGATCCCGCGGATGACTTCCGGGAAAAAAGGATTTTGCAGTACGTCGTTGGCCGAGCTCGGCATCACGATTCCAAGTGCCTGCGTCGATTTGTTCGCAAGGCTCCTCGCATTGAAATTCGGATGATAATTCAGTTCTGCCATCGCCTCGCGCACACGCAGTTTTGTCTTTTCACTGATGCGCGGACTATCGGCAATCACCCGGGAAACCGTGGAGGGCGCCACTTTGGCCAGGTGTGCTACATCTTTTATTGTGACAGTCATGCTCAACCACTTCCCTATCTGCTTGCTGGAATTTTTGCATATCTTTTTATTTATTTTACACCATTTCCTGTCATGGTAGGACCGGATACTATGAATCCATTCAAAAATCCAGGCTGCTTTCGCAAACATTGCTGCTCTATTAAAAAGGGGACTGATTTAAGCTGCAGGTTCCCGCTTTTCGCACTTGCACAAGCCGTGCTGCCCTATACATTGCCAGGACGCGGCAGCTTTCACCACTGGATCCTTCTTTTTATCGAGCCTCATCATTTCTGTTCCTGCAGGATTAAACATCTTTCGCTACAAACAACCTGTTTTAGAAGCAGAGTATGTTGTCCAATACGATGGTAAAAACAACAATCATTCAAAGTTAAAGTGTTACACGGTAATTGGCAGTACCTGACGTGTCTTTTGCAGAATCCCTGTCCATTTTTTTGCCGTTGACCACCAGTTCTTGATTATCGCCTGCACAATGGACTGAAAGCGTCCAGCTTTTCCAGCCGCTGTCAAATCCGGCACCGCTCTTCTCGATTATCACATCGATTCCGCCGGGAGTAAAACGGGCTTCAAACCCAAGTTCAATATAATTGCCGTCCATATAGGAAAACGTTTTGCCGTCATCATCATAAAGCGTGAAAGATGCGGTCCCGTTTTCAGCTGCAAACAGGTGGATGACCGGGTTTTCTTCTTTTGCTTCGGTCGATTGCTTCACTGTTCCGTGGACAAGGAAAGATCCTTTTTTTATAAATAACGGCAATGTGTCAAGTTCTGCCCTGTATAAAATGAATTGTCCGCCGTCATAGACGGTTCCATCCCAGTAATCCACCCAGGAACCTTCAGGAAGACACACAGCCCTGTGCGTTGTACCAGGTGTCATGATTGGCGCTGCAATGACACTGCTTCCAATCATGAATTGATCGGACATGGTATATGTGTTTGGATCATCCGGATACTCCATGAAAAGCGGACGCATGACAGGAAGCCCTTTATCGCTTGCTTCTTTAAAAAGGGAATATAAATGCGGCAGCCACTTGTAGCGGAGTTCAATATACTTTTTAATGACTGCTTCATATTTTTCACCGAATGACCATGGTTCCTGGCGGACTGTGCCGATTGCGCTGTGATTGCGGAAATACGGCGTGAAAGCGCCGACTTGAGTCCAGCGGGCAAGGAGCTCCCCATTTGAATCATGGGCGAATCCCCCTACATCAGGCCCGGTGAAGGCTACACCTGAAAGTCCGAGATTCATGCACATCGGCAGTGACATTTGCAGGTGCTCCCAGAAACTGCGGTTGTCACCGGTCCATACGGCGGCATAACGCTGCACACCGGAATAACCGGCTCTCGTCAGCAAAAACGGCCGCTTTCCATCAAGCTGCTGTTTCATCCCTTCATATGTCGCCTTTCCCATCAAGAGCCCGTATATGTTGTGGAGTTCACGATGGGTGGCCGGCTTGCCGTCATTTTCATGGATGACTTCCGTGTCCATCGTTTTTGTTTCATTAAAGACGGCCGGTTCATTCATATCGTTCCAGATGCCTTCGATACCGAGATCCGTGTAGAATGAATGTTTTGACCCCCACCACTTGCGGACATCCTTCTGTGTGAAATCCGGAAATGCGCTTTTTCCCGGCCAGACCTCGCCGTAGTAAACATCTCCCTCAATATATTTACAGAACCTGTCCCCGCGGATGCCTTCCTGGTAAGCGGAGTATTCCGGATCCTTTTTCACGCCCGGGTCGACAATCGGGACGATGCGGATACCGGCTTTTTTCAGGTCATCCACCATTTTATCCGGTGACGGGAACCGGTCGCGGTCGAAAGTGAATACACGATATCCGTCCATATAATGGATGTCCAGGTAAATGACATCAAGCGGGATGCCTTTTTCCAGGAACGTGCCGGCAAGCTCACGAACTTCCTGCTCCGTTTCATAACTGTAGCGGGATTGATGATAGCCGAGCGCCCACTTTGGCGGCAGCGGCATCGTGCCGGTCAGTCTCGTATATTGCGATACGACCTCCTTTGGTGACGGGCCTGCAAGAAAGTAGTAATCAAGCTGCCCGCCTTCTGCAAAAAAGGAATATTCTTCTTCGGAAGTTTTCATGTCAAAAACCGTTTTGAATGTGTTGTCGAAGAAAATGCCGTATGCTTTGCCTTTTCCCAATCCCATGAAGTAAGGAATGGATTCATAAAGGGGGTCAGTCTCCGGATTATGCGGTGCATAAACATCCGTGTTCCACATCTCAAATTTTTCTCCCCGTTTATCCAAAAACCCTGACTTTTCTCCGAACCCATAAAAATGGTCCTCAGCAGCCATTTCCTTAAAACAGATCACCTCATTCGATTCTTTGAAGCCCATCCCTTTTTTGCCTTCACTTAAAATTGGCGTGCCGTCCGGGGCGAAAAAAGAAAGCCGGAATGGTTTCTTGCTGATAGAAGCATGTACATTGTCCGTTTGAATGGTGATTATATCTTCCGCTTCCTTAACAGGCACTTCCGCGTTTTCAAATTTGCCGGCAAGTGCTGCACTTGATAAATGCTTCGGCTCAGAAAACGGGTTCATCACAATCCGGATGATATCGGCACTGTATACAATCAAATCAACATTTCCATGTTCACATTGAAAGGAATGGACACCGTTTTTTTCTTCATAATTCACCAGACTGCCAATGTCATGATAAGGTGTGTTATCAAGACTCTTCTTCTTGCCGGGATGAATCGCAAAACTCGTATCGTCTAACATGATGTCCTCCTCCATTGCATTTTTAGGCTCTGGCTTTTTTCCTTCTTTTCAGTGCGAGGATGATGAAAAGGATAAATATGCTGTAGATGATTACCAGCATTGAAATAAACGGAATGTTCAAACCTGACTTTTCTTTTAATAGATATACATTCGCTTTTTCCCTATCCATGATGATGTTATACCCGTTTTCATCGGCCCGCACAAGGTCATCTTCCACAACTCCCTGCAGTTCCATACCTTCTGGAAGCTGGTCATTTCCAAGTGTCACCGATTGCGTCTTCGTTGAGTTGTTGACAGCAAGTACACTCGTTTCCCCTTCATACTCCCTTTTAAAGACAGCCATCCCGCCGTCGCTGTGCAGGAGTTCGAAGGTGCCCCTCCGCAGCGACGGCATATCCTGGCGCATCTGGCCCAGACGTTTCACATTATCCGCATACTGCGTATTGGAGCGGAAGTCCATCAAACGGCGGTTATCCGGGTCAGGGCCGCCATCCATGGCAATTTCTGTTCCCTGGTATAGAATGGGGATTCCCGGTGCTGCATACAAATACGTAAGCGCGAGCTTCAAGCGGGTTTCCGGGTTATGTTTTTTCAGACTCGCTTTGCGGACGAATCTCTCATTGTCATGGTTATCAAGGAAATTCGCCTGCAAATACGGATGGTCAAAAAACGTTTCTGTATGTTTCCAGGTATTGTACATACCTTCCACCTTTGTATCCGGCTCTGAGAAAACCCTCACCGCTTCTTCGTAAAACGGATAATTAACGAACGAATGAATTCCGGTATCCTCGTAGTCCGCTACATAACGCGGATCTTTGTGCCAGACTTCGCCCATCAGGAAAAAATCTTCTTTCACTGTCCGCATTTCCTTTGAAAATTCTTCCCAGAACGGCTTCGGTACGTGTTTTACGGTGTCGAGGCGATAGCCGTCAACATCTGTTTCCTCAATCCACCATTTTGCCATATCAAACAAGTATTCTTTTACTTCCGGGTTTTCCGTATTTAAATCAGGCAGCCCGGCAAGCCAGCCGTTTTCGACCTGCTCCTGGTTTTGCCAGTTGCTTATCGTCATTTCATCATGAAACCAATCCTGCTTATCGGGATCTGGCAGCCACTCGTGCTCATAGCCAGTATGGTTGACGACCATATCAAGCATGACTTTCATGTCACGTTTGTGGGCTTCTTTCACCAGGCGTTTCATATCTTCCATTGTGCCGAAATGTTCATCCACTTTGTAAAAATCTTCAATCCAGTAGCCGTGGTATCCTTTTTCTTCATTGTCCATAACAGGGGTCAGCCAAATGGCTGTCGAACCGAGCTCTTTGATATAATCCAGCTTATCGATGATCCCCTGTATATCCCCGCCTTTATAAGCGCGGGGGTCATCATAATCAACATCATAGTCGTTGCTGTTGTCTCCATTATTAAACCGGTCCACCATAATGAAATAAATTGATTCATCTTGCCAGCTTCGTTCTTCTTTTTCAGCAGCTTCTGCAGGGAAGGCGTAAAAAAGAAGAAACGGGATTAGCAGCAGACTGAAAGCTTTTTTGCTCATCCTCGTTCCTCCTCAGACTAATTATTCATTACCAAAAGATTATCCTTTTGTGCCACCTGCGGTCAAGCCTGAAACGAAGTAACGCTGCAAAGACAGGAACAGGATGCTGATCGGGATGGCGATCAGAACAGAACCGGCTGCAAATTCCGTGAATTTGCTGGCATGCGGGTCTGAAATCAATTTATAAAGCCCGACTGACAGCGTCATTTTTTCAGGAGACCTGAGAACAAGCGATGCCAGGATGAATTCGGTAAATGGCGTAATGAAACTGAACAATGCGACAACAGCCAGGATCGGCTTTGCCAGCGGCATGATGATTTGCCAGAAAATCCGGAAATGGCCGGCCCCGTCCATGCGCGCCGATTCATCCAATTCACGGGGAATCGTGTCGAAATAACCTTTGGCAAGCCATGTGTTCATTGGGATAAGCCCGCCCGTATATAGGAGGATAAGGCCCAGATGGGTATCCATCATTCTTAGCAGGGACATGAGCACATAAATGGCGATGATAGCGATAAACTGCGGAATCATTTGCAAAATCAGGAATGCGATCAAGCCATTTTTGCGGCCGATAAAACGGTAACGCGAAAAGGCATATGCTGTCAGCGAAATCATGATTGTTGCAAACACCATTGTCAAAACGGATACCTTTATCGTGTTCCAGTACCAGATCAGATAATGACTATCTTCCGCGAACAGTTCCTTATAGTGGGAAAGGCTCGCATTTTCCGGAATCATCGATGAACTGGCAAGACTGTTTCCCGGATTGAAAGAGGAACCGATCGTCCATAAAACCGGATAGACCACAATCGCGATTGCCAGGAGCAAAATCAAGTACGAAACAGTTAGCCGGATACGCTTTGATGTTTTTGTATTCATACTACATCATGCCCTCCTCTTTATAAGACTTCGTTCTGCGGAACTGGATCAGCGCGAACGTCATAATGATGAGGGAAAGTACGACTGTGATCGCTGCCGCCTTGCTGTATTGTGCGGAGGTCATCGTCAGGTTGTAAATCCAGGATATAAGGATATCCGTTCCTCCCGCGTTTTGGCCCGCAACCGGCGGCCCGCCGGCATTAAACAGATAAATGATATTAAAGTTATTGAAATTGAATGTATATTGCGTGATCATGATCGGCGCAGTCGCGAACATAATCATCGGAAACGTGATATTTTTGAACTTCTGGAAAATACTCGCTCCATCAATCGTTGCTGCTTCGTAAAGATCATCAGGAATGGATTGCAACACACCGGTGATCATGGCCATAATAAACGGAAAGCCAAGCCACCATTGCATGAAAATCAAAGCAATTCTTGAAAACGTCTGATCTGTCATCCATGGTATGGGATCGATTCCAAAGACTGCCAAAATATCATTATTAATCGCACCAAAAGACTCATTGAACATGTTTGCAAATACCAGGATGGATACGAAAGCCGGAACTGCCCATGGGAGAATCAGCAATGTGCGGATAATCGCTTTATACTTCAGGTCTTTTTGATTCAGGATGATGGCAAGCAGCATGCCGACGGCAATTTGGCCAGTCGTGGCTGCAAGAGTCCAGATGATCGTCCATGACAGAACTCCGAAGAATGTCTTGCGCCAGATCGGAATAGTGAAAATATCAAAGAAGTTTTTGAATGCCACCCAGTCCACCAGCTTTGCAGGCGGCGAATGATATAAATCGTAGTTTGTGAACGCCATGATGATCATGAACAGAAGCGGATACACGACCACAAATGTAAGGAGCAGCACTCCCGGGGAAATCATTAAGTAAGGGAACCCTTTATCAACTACATTTCATAGTCATAAATAAAGCCAAAACCTTTTTCATCGTTGGACCCCCTAAAAGAATGTTTAATAGTTTCGACCGGCAGTACAAACGTTTGCACAAAAACCAAAAAAATAAAAGCGTTTTCAATTTTTGCGAAATCGTTTGCGCAACCTGTCTAGTATCATTATACCTGCTGTGGAAGGTTTGACAACTACTTTTTAATAGAAAATGAATTTTCGCCCTTCACAGAGCCGGATAAAACGCATATTCCCTTAATATTTCACGCTTTTCTATTTTCGTAGCATCTCTTTTACAACGGCCACTTCTACTTTAATTAGTAGTTTTTCACCCTGTTCCCAGAATTCCTTCCCCCTTCAACATAAGATTGAATGTGCTATCTTCACTTATTGACAACAGAAATGGATTCACATACATTTAAACTATTAAATACAAATTGCGCAAACGATTGCGCCCATTCTATTGAAGAGGTGATTCCTTTGTTGAAAGAAGCCATCTATCACCGCCCGAAGAATAACTATGCATACGCGTATGACAAAACAACACTCCATATCCGCATCCGCACTAAAAAAAATGACATGGATGCGGTCGAACTTTTGCACGGTGATCCATATGACTGGATTGACGGCGAATGGCAAGTTTCATACTCGCTAATGCAGAAAAGCGGCAGTGATGATTTGTTCGATTACTGGTTCATCGCCATCAAACCGCCGTTTCGCCGGCTCCGCTACGGTTTCAGAATGTTTAGCGGCACAGAAAAAACAACCTTCACAGAGCGGGGTTTTTATGACGAGTCTCCTGTTGACGACACAGCTTATTATTTTGCGTTCCCTTTTATGAACCCGATCGATGTTTTCAATGCACCAGACTGGGTGCGTGACACAGTCTGGTACCAGATCTTCCCCGAGCGGTTCGCTAATGGAGATTCATCTATCGATCCGGAAGGTGCTCTTCCGTGGGGGAGCACAGATCCGACACCCGAAAACTTTTTCGGCGGCGACTTCCGGGGCATCATCAATCACCTCGATTATATTGAAAACCTTGGAATCACCGGAATCTACTTCACCCCGATATTCAAAGCAAAATCGAACCATAAATATGATACGATCGATTATATGGAAATTGACCCTCAGTTCGGCGACAAGGAAACGTTCAGGGAACTCGTTCAGGAATGCCACAAGCGGGGTATCCGCGTCATGCTTGATGCCGTTTTCAACCATAGCGGCTATCATTATCCCGCTTTTCAGGATGTTCTTGACAAAGGGGAAGCCTCTGAATACAAGGATTGGTTTTACTTACGGGAATTCCCGATCAAAACCGAACCGCGTCCGAACTATGACACATTCGCTTTCGAGAAAAACATGCCGAAGCTGAACACCGAGCACCCCGAAGTGAAGAAATACTTGCTGGACGTCGCCCGATACTGGATCGAAGAATTTGATATCGACGGCTGGCGCCTTGATGTGGCCAACGAAATCGACCACCAGTTCTGGCGCGACTTTCGAAAAGCGGTAAAAGAAGCCAAACCTGATGCGTACATACTCGGGGAAATCTGGCATGATGCGATGCCTTGGCTTCAGGGCGAACAATTCGATGCGGTGATGAACTACCCGTTCACGAACGGCGCCGTCGAGTTCTTTGCAAAATCAACCATGAGTGCCGGTGAATTTGCCGATACGATAACAAAAGTGCTCCATTCCTATCCGGAAAATGTAAATGAAGTGGCCTTTAATCTGCTCGACAGCCACGACACACCGAGGGTGCTGACCCTCGCTGGCGGAAATAAAGAGAAAGTGAAACTGCTTTACCTTTTCCAATTGTCATTCATCGGAACGCCGTGCATTTATTATGGTGACGAAATCGGCATGTCAGGCGGCCAGGATCCGGGTTGCCGTAAATGCATGGTGTGGGAAGAGGCGAATCAGGACCTGGATATGCTCGATCATGTCCGGAAACTGCTGGCATTGCGGAAAAACGTACCAGCATTCGGCAACAGCGGAGGACTCCGCTTTATCCAGGCGAATGATGACTCCAATACGGTTGTCTATGAAAAAGCTGGCGGAGATTCCAGGCTTTTATTCATCATCAACAATTCCAGACAAACCAGAGAAGTTAGCTTTCATTACGACTTTAAAGACAAAACGGCAATAGATTTATGGAACGGGAACCAGATTTATACACAGGACGATTCATTTACCGGCAGTTTCCCGCCTTATTCATTCGCTATTCTGCAAATCAATTAATCGGCAAAGTCAGCCCGGGATAGCTTCCGGGCTTTTGCCTTATGCTTGAAACGGGGAATTGCCATGACAGAAAAAAAGAAACTGACCCTATTCGCCTTAACCTGGCCGATTTTCATTGAAATTTTCCTCCATATGCTGATGGGAAATGCCGATACTCTTATGCTTAGCCAGTATTCCGACAACGCCGTTGCATCTGTTGGTGTTTCGAATCAAATTCTATCAGTCATTATTGTGATGTTCGGTTTTGTCGCAACAGGAACCGCCATCCTGGTAGCCCAGCACCTCGGTGCGAAATCAGGTGAAGAAGCGGCCGAAGTAAGCGGCGCAGCCATTACACTTAATCTCATTTTCGGTCTCCTGTTGAGCGTGATATTATATGTGTTCAGTGCCCCGATATTGAAGATGATGGATTTGCCGGGGGAACTGATGGACAGTTCCAGGAGTTATTTACAAATTGTTGGCGGCCTTGCCTTCATCCAGGCATTGATTATGACGATTTCCGCCATCATCCGCAGTTACGGATACACACGTGATACGATGTATGTCACCATGGGGATGAATGCTCTTAATGTGATCGGAAATTATCTTTTTATATTCGGCCCTTTCGGCATTCCGGTTCTCGGGGTGACAGGGGTAGCCATCTCAACTGCGGCCAGCCGTTTCCTTGGATTGCTCGTCCTTGCATGGCTACTCCATCGCAGGCTATCCCACAACCTTTCGTTCGCTCAATTTATCCGGATCAAAAGAGGCCATGTTGCCAATTTGCTGAAAATCGGCATTCCTTCAGCAGGCGAACATCTATCCTATAACGGGTCCCAAATTGCGATCACCTATTTTGTTGCAGCTATGGGCACAGAGGCACTCACCACGAAAGTCTATGCCCAGAACATCATGATGTTCATTTTTCTCCTTGCCGTCGCAATCGGCCAGGGGACGCAAATCATGATCGGCCGCCTTGTTGGTGCCGGAAAAACAGATGAAGCCTATTACCGCTGTATAAAAAGCTTGAAACTCGCCGTCATCTTTTCCCTTGGTGCTTCAGCAGCCGCTTCCCTGTTTGCTGAAGATTTGCTGCACATTTTTACGGATAACGACCAAATTATCCAGACAGGCGCTTTGCTTATCTATATGACTCTTCTTCTTGAGCCGGGCCGGGCTTTTAATCTTGTCATTATCAATTCACTTCGCGCGGCAGGCGATGTCCGGTTCCCTGTTTATATCGGCATTTTATCCATGTGGGGAGTCAGTGTAACAGTCTCTTACCTTCTTGGAATCACCTTGGGCCTTGGCCTGGCCGGGGTGTGGATCGCCTTCAGCCTTGATGAATGGCTGAGGGGCATCCTGATGCTGAAGAGGTGGAATAACAGGAAATGGGCGTCGATGAGATTCGTCCGGCCGGTATAAGTATGAATATATGTTAGATTTCATAACATATCCGCATCACTTTGATGCGGATATGTTTCTTTTTTTGCTATTTTTCTGAAAAAAACTTGCATACCATGTTCCAGTATCGTAATATTACTTACATAATATGTTAGTTTTTCTGACATTAATAAATTGGAGGGTTGGAACTTGAAAAAAATCGAAACCGTAATCCGTCCCGAACAGTTTCATGATTTACGTAACATGCTAGAAGAAATCGGCATTAGCGGACTTACTGTCACCGAAGCCGCCGGCTGCGGAAAACAGGAAGGGAAACAAGGCGTCTTCCGAGGCAGCCGTTATGAAATCAAATTGTTTCCAAAAGTGAGAGTTGAGATGGTTGTGGAAGATCACCTGACTGGCCAAATCATCGATGTCATTTTACAAACCTGCGGCACCGGGACAGTCGGTGACGGAAAAGTTTTTGTTATCCCGATAGAAGACGCCATTCGCATTCGGACCGGCGAAACCGGTTTGAACGCTATTATTTAAAGGAGGAAAAAACGTGAAAATAAAAGCTGCCATATTGTCCATTGTTGCCCTGTCATTCCCCACTTCAGCACTTGCAGCCGAAAAAGGGGTGGAAGAAGTTTCCGCCTCAGTTGATATGATCTGGATGATCACAGCAGCAATTCTCGTATTTTTCATGCACGCCGGCTTTGCCATGGTTGAAACGGGATTCACCCGTTCGAAAAACTCCCTGAAC
This genomic stretch from Bacillus marinisedimentorum harbors:
- a CDS encoding alpha-amylase family glycosyl hydrolase, yielding MSKKAFSLLLIPFLLFYAFPAEAAEKEERSWQDESIYFIMVDRFNNGDNSNDYDVDYDDPRAYKGGDIQGIIDKLDYIKELGSTAIWLTPVMDNEEKGYHGYWIEDFYKVDEHFGTMEDMKRLVKEAHKRDMKVMLDMVVNHTGYEHEWLPDPDKQDWFHDEMTISNWQNQEQVENGWLAGLPDLNTENPEVKEYLFDMAKWWIEETDVDGYRLDTVKHVPKPFWEEFSKEMRTVKEDFFLMGEVWHKDPRYVADYEDTGIHSFVNYPFYEEAVRVFSEPDTKVEGMYNTWKHTETFFDHPYLQANFLDNHDNERFVRKASLKKHNPETRLKLALTYLYAAPGIPILYQGTEIAMDGGPDPDNRRLMDFRSNTQYADNVKRLGQMRQDMPSLRRGTFELLHSDGGMAVFKREYEGETSVLAVNNSTKTQSVTLGNDQLPEGMELQGVVEDDLVRADENGYNIIMDREKANVYLLKEKSGLNIPFISMLVIIYSIFILFIILALKRRKKARA
- a CDS encoding glycoside hydrolase family 65 protein, producing the protein MKRLFKVDEWKIVEDKLHTEDNRLAESMMSLGNGYMGMRGNFEETYSGDTHQGTYIGGVYYPDKTRVGWWKNGYPEYFAKVLNATNITGINVSINDTEIDLAKVEFNDFYRELNMKHGYLFRTFTVTDDKGRRTKVEVTRFFSIAEKEIAAVSYKVTPLNHDARITFTPYLDGDVRNEDANYDEDFWMPVEHSAVEYEGLLTMRTRKTEYDVSSAMKAGVNGGRNAEVIEVVNEAEYIANTIAVSSNAGETVELVKVAAVATSRDIEKTVLADRARELAQTAFNKGFGQLFDEQKNAWEERWKGADVRILGDAEAQQGIRFNIFHLYNTYTGEDPTLNIGPKGFTGEKYGGSTYWDTEAYCLPFYLGTADQHIARNLLIYRYKHLEKAKENAAKLGLKGALYPMVTMNGEESHNEWEITFEEIHRNGAIAHAIYNYVSYTGDEGYLPEYGFEVLAEISRFWASRVNYQARKDVYMMLGVTGPNEYENNVNNNWYTNRIAAWTLEYTLEVFELLKEKYTGRYEELVEKLALSSEEASRWQEIIEKMYYPVDDEQGIFLQQDGYMDKEQILVSELPEGNLPLNQNWSWDKILRSCFIKQADVLQGLYFLNDRYSMDEKKRNFDFYEPRTVHESSLSPCVYSIIGAEIGYEQKAYDLYLRTARLDLDNYNNDTEDGLHITSMAGSWLSIVHGFAGVRVEGGKLSFKPFIPKAWDEYTFKINHRGRRFLISVMKEQVTFTLEKGDKAELQVFEKVYTLTQDRNLNVSL
- a CDS encoding LacI family DNA-binding transcriptional regulator yields the protein MTVTIKDVAHLAKVAPSTVSRVIADSPRISEKTKLRVREAMAELNYHPNFNARSLANKSTQALGIVMPSSANDVLQNPFFPEVIRGISTMAHNKEYALYITTGQTEEEIFEGVVRMVHGRRVDGIIVLYSRKNDRVLEYLYEQGFPFTVIGKPLDHADEIMHVDNDNFNAAYEATEYLIDAGQSRIAFVGGSSDLTVTTDRVEGYRAALVKAGLPQKEEYIVHEEFLREGGREAVSELMSLEEPPTSLVVADDLMAFGVLSRLDDMGFKVPDDVCVISFNNLMLAELSSPALTSVDIQIHILGYEACKCLIEKIDQPDTPAKRVIVPHHIVKRESCNSRP
- a CDS encoding glycoside hydrolase family 31 protein — its product is MLDDTSFAIHPGKKKSLDNTPYHDIGSLVNYEEKNGVHSFQCEHGNVDLIVYSADIIRIVMNPFSEPKHLSSAALAGKFENAEVPVKEAEDIITIQTDNVHASISKKPFRLSFFAPDGTPILSEGKKGMGFKESNEVICFKEMAAEDHFYGFGEKSGFLDKRGEKFEMWNTDVYAPHNPETDPLYESIPYFMGLGKGKAYGIFFDNTFKTVFDMKTSEEEYSFFAEGGQLDYYFLAGPSPKEVVSQYTRLTGTMPLPPKWALGYHQSRYSYETEQEVRELAGTFLEKGIPLDVIYLDIHYMDGYRVFTFDRDRFPSPDKMVDDLKKAGIRIVPIVDPGVKKDPEYSAYQEGIRGDRFCKYIEGDVYYGEVWPGKSAFPDFTQKDVRKWWGSKHSFYTDLGIEGIWNDMNEPAVFNETKTMDTEVIHENDGKPATHRELHNIYGLLMGKATYEGMKQQLDGKRPFLLTRAGYSGVQRYAAVWTGDNRSFWEHLQMSLPMCMNLGLSGVAFTGPDVGGFAHDSNGELLARWTQVGAFTPYFRNHSAIGTVRQEPWSFGEKYEAVIKKYIELRYKWLPHLYSLFKEASDKGLPVMRPLFMEYPDDPNTYTMSDQFMIGSSVIAAPIMTPGTTHRAVCLPEGSWVDYWDGTVYDGGQFILYRAELDTLPLFIKKGSFLVHGTVKQSTEAKEENPVIHLFAAENGTASFTLYDDDGKTFSYMDGNYIELGFEARFTPGGIDVIIEKSGAGFDSGWKSWTLSVHCAGDNQELVVNGKKMDRDSAKDTSGTANYRVTL
- a CDS encoding sugar ABC transporter permease codes for the protein MNTKTSKRIRLTVSYLILLLAIAIVVYPVLWTIGSSFNPGNSLASSSMIPENASLSHYKELFAEDSHYLIWYWNTIKVSVLTMVFATIMISLTAYAFSRYRFIGRKNGLIAFLILQMIPQFIAIIAIYVLMSLLRMMDTHLGLILLYTGGLIPMNTWLAKGYFDTIPRELDESARMDGAGHFRIFWQIIMPLAKPILAVVALFSFITPFTEFILASLVLRSPEKMTLSVGLYKLISDPHASKFTEFAAGSVLIAIPISILFLSLQRYFVSGLTAGGTKG